The genomic interval CCGCTAGCGGCGTTTCCCTATCTGCCGGCGCTGGCGATCTGGCAGTTCGTCACGTTTGCGGGCTATTTCGCCGTAATGCGCGCCATCTTGCTGACGGCTCCATTGACGCGCAACCAAACCGTTCTCGGCCTGCTGGCGACGGCGGCGTTTCCGGCGGTCTTCATCAACCTGGGCCACGGTCAGAATGGCTTCCTGACGGCAGCGCTGTTGGGCGGGGCGTTGATCGCACTGCCGCGCCGTCCGATTCTGGCCGGCGTATTGTTCGGCCTGCTGGCCTACAAACCGCAATTCGGGCTGGTGATCCCCGTCGCCCTGCTCGCAGCCGGCCAGTGGCGGAGCATCGGCGCGGCAGCGATGACGGTGGCAGCGTTGGCGCTGGGAACGGCGGCGTTATTCGGGCTGGATATCTGGACAGCTTTCGCGGCATCGACCGAACTGTCGCGCAAGATGCTGTTGCAGGATGGCGACGTGGGTTTCGAAAAGCTGCAAAGCGTCTTTGCCGCCGTACGAATGTGGGGCGGCAGCGTATCGTTCGCCTATGCGATGCAAGGCTTGGTCTCGGCTGTTGTCGTCGGTAGTGTGGCGTGGGTCTGGCGCAGGTCGCGCGACGATTGCGCCAAGGCTGCGACACTGAGCGCCGCCACTGCGTTGGCGTCGCCGCACATCCTTGATTACGACCTGATGATCCTGGGGCCGACGATTGCCTTCATGACAGTCGCCATCGCCAGACGCGGCGCGAAAAGTTACGAGATCAGTGTACTGGCGGCAGCGTGGCTGGTGCCGCTGATAACGCGCGGGATCACCGGCGCGACCGGCATTCCGCTCGCACTGGTGACGATGATCGCGCTTTACGGGGTCATTCAATATCACGCGGCCAAAGGAGACAGCCCGAATTGGGGGTAGTCTTCAACGCAACGTGATCCGACGACGCTTTGCAGACGGGATGATTTTCCGAAAAACCATCGGATAACGGCAGTTTCCGGCTATTCGTGCGGCGCAACGTGTCCCCACCTCAATATGTTCCAGAGTTGAGGCCTTGCGGCAGTTCGATGCCATCCTCATTGTCAGATCGCGCAATCGGCAGCCTTACCGCGCGGCAACGGGATCCAACGACGCGAATGTACAAGCTCTATTCGATGCAGCGCTCGGGAAACAGCTATAAGGTTCGCCTTGCGCTGGCCTTCCTTGGCGCGCCTTATCATGCCGTCGAGGTCGATATCCTGCGCGGCGAAAGTCGCACGCCGGATTTTCTCGCGAAGAATCCGAGCGGCCAGGTGCCGCTGCTCGAGGTGGCGGAGGGCCGCTACCTCGCGGAGTCCAATGCGATCCTGTGGTATGTCGCGATGGGAACATCGCTGGCGCCGGAATCCCGGATCGAGCGCGCCGAGGCGCTGCAATGGATGTTCTTCGAACAGCACGCGCTGGAACCCAACATCGGCGCGGCCTATTTCTGGCTCTCGCTGGTCAAGGGCGGCCGCGATCTGCAGACCCATGCGCTGGAAGACTGGATGGAGCGCGGCTATGCGGCGCTTCAGGTCATGGAGAATCATCTCAGGACCCACAATTTCTTCGCCGCCGGCCAGCTCACCATCGCCGACATCGCGCTTTATGCCTACACCCATGTCGCCGACCAGTGCGACTTCGACCTCACGGCGTTCCCCTCGATCCGGGCCTGGCTGCGGCGGATCGAACAGGAAACCGGCTTCGTGAGCATGGACGGGCGTGCGGCTCCCTCAGGCAATGCCGCGGCCAGCATCGCCGCCGGGACCTGATCCGCGCGTGTCAGGCGGCGGGTGAGGACCGCGGCCTTCGGCAGGGGCTCAGCATGGATTAAGGGAAATGCGGGGACACGCTATTTCGCCTCGCTTTGGACGTCTTTCAAGTGGGCTGCCGCCCCAATGCTGCCCGCGCTTGGTGGAAGATTGTGGCGGTGCGGGTGATTCGCCCGTCTTTGAAGGATTGATTTGCGATGCGATCGCAAGGCACGAGCGGAGGGTTCGGAGGACGCGTCACACGCGTCGCTTCCGCACGCCTGACCAAAGCGGTTGCCGCCTCACTGGCAATCGCCGCCTTCGCCATCTGCCTCTCTTTGGCGTTCGCGGTGATGTCGATCAGGGTCGCGATGGCTATGCCGATCCTCGCCTGAACCGGTTATTTAAGTCCTCGCAGCCTCCGGTCCGCCTCGCGATTTTGTGACGGGCGCCCGCGTTTGCCTGTGTGACCATCCGCTCGACGACAGGAGCGATTGATGACAACACCGATGGTGTGGGCTACGGCCACCCTGAGCGCGGCCATAGTGCTGACGGCCTCCTCCGTCATCGCGACCGGCGCGTGCGGCGCAGGCACGTCGTTCACATCGTCGGCCGGGCAACTCCAGGTCAAAACCGTCGCCAGCGGCCTCAATCATCCGTGGAGCCTCGCCTTCCTACCGGACGGGCGGATGCTGGTGACCGAACGTCCGGGGCGCATCCGCATCGTCACTCCGGACGGGGCGTTGTCGCCACCTTTGAAGGGCGTGCCGAAGCCCTATGTTGAGGGACAGGCGGGTCTGCTCGACGTGGCGCTCGACCGCAACTTTGCGGCCAATCGCACGCTTTATCTCTGTTACTCCGCAGATAGCGGCGGCAACGCCGCTATCGCGCGGGCACGGCTGAAAGAGGATGCCACCGCGCTTGATGGGGTGAAGGTGATCTTCACGCAAGCCGGTCCCGGCGGCCATGCCAATCATGGTTGCCGCATTGCGCAAAGCGCGCGCGACGGCGATCTTTACATCACGCTCGGCGATCATTTCGGGCCGCGCGACCAGGCGCAGAACCTTGGCGTCGATAACGGCAAGATCGCCCGGATCGCGCCCGACGGATCGGTGCCTCCCGACAATCCCTTCGTCGGCCGCGACGGCGCGCGTCCGGAAATCTGGAGCTACGGCCACCGCAACGGACAAGGCCTCGCATTCAATCCCGCGACCGGGGACCTCTGGGAAATCGAGCATGGCCCGCGCGGCGGCGACGAGGTCAACATCATCAGCAAGGGCAAGAATTACGGCTGGCCAGTGATTGGCTATGGCATCGATTACAACGGCGCAAAGATTCACGACAGCACGTCGAAGTCCGGCATGGAGCAGCCGATCAAGTACTGGGTGCCGTCGATCGCGCCGTCCGGCATGGCGTTCTATACCGGCAAGCTGTTTCCGAAGTGGGACGGCAGCCTGTTCACTGGCGCGCTGGCGGGCAAGATGCTGGTGCGACTTTCGCTTAACGGCAACAGCGTGACCGGCGAGGAGCGACTGCTGCGAAATCTCAACGAGCGCATCCGCGACGTCAGGCAAGGACCGGACGGCGCGCTGTGGCTTTTGACCGATAGCTCGGCCGGACAGATCTTACGGGTATCGCCGGCCGTGAAATGATTCGTCGCGCTGTGATCGCGGTGCCGCGGGTCACTCGAGCCTTTTCGCTTCTGATGGAATCAGAAGCGAGGCTCTATGATTTTGATTTGACGCGTTTTCTTCACGCGAACCGGTGCCCATCCTCGGGTCAAGCCCGAGGACATGCTTCGCTCGAAAACGCTCTAATTCCTGAGCGCTGCGAACAGCGCGAAGCCGAACAGCACGACGACGCCGGCGACAAATCCGAACGCGAAGGTCCAGAGGCCGCGGCGGCGCGGCTTCTCCTTCGCCTCCGCTTGCTCCGGCAGCAGCGGCGTCGCCGCCAGCGCCCGCTCGCGCTCGATCATGCGGCGGGCGACATAATCCGTGACGGCATTGACGATCGCGGCCGCGTCATAGGATTCCGCGAGCACGATCCGGCCATGGCGGGTGTCCTGCACAAAACGGTACATGCGCTTGTCGCGGCCCATCAGGATGTGCGCCACTATGTCGATCCACAACCGCGGTGTGTCTCCTTGGCTGATACCCCGATCGAACAGGTCGACCTGATCGGGCACCTGCGCGAACAGCGGATCGAGCGCCTCGTTCAAAATCTCTAGCCGCGCCACCTCCGCATCGCGCAGATCGACGACGACGCCGGTGCGATCGGCGGCCTCGATCCGCGCCTGCCGCAGCGCATCGCGCAGCCGCACCGGCTTCGCGGTTTCCGCCACGCCCGTTCCCATTCTCGGTGCGTCCGACATCGGTCGCCTTCCCCGCAGATCCGGCCGCCGTTAACCTGGCGGTAACCATGTAACCTAGCAGCAACACTGTTCCGCGCAAAGGCCGTTTAGTTCCAAAGGCTTATAATGCGCCGCCCACTCCGGACCCGGCCCGCAAATCACTGCCTCCAAACGAACAAACGGCCCCGCCCGATCTCCCGGGCAGGGCCGTCCGTTTCCTTGGACGCTTCTTCTAGGTCAACTCAGGTCAGGGCACCCCGTCATTGCGAGCGGAGCGAAGTAATCCAGGAGACTCTGAAAGACCGGATTGCTTCGTCGCTATCGCTCCTCGCAATGACGAAACGATACGGTAGCCTTCACCCATGGGAAGTTCTTCGATCGGTCAGCTCGCCATGCGGTTCGGCTCTTCCACGATGGAGAAGCGCACGCCGGCGCGGTGGCGGTTTTCCTCGGACACCACCCTCCAGGCGTCCTCGGCTTCCTTCCGCGTCTTGAACGGACCCTGCACCTGGGCCGATCCTTCCACGAGCTTGTGGAAATTCATCGAACCGAATTCGCCGCCAATCACCCAGAAATTGCTGCCGGTCATGAGAGCCTCCTTTTATTCAGCCGCTTTTATTCAGCCGCCTGAACCCTGATCTGTGACCCTTGCGACTTGAACTGCGCGGCCTCTGTCGAGTCGTGAAGCGCGGTGGTCGACGACTGGCCGCCGGTGATTGTGGTCGAGACCAGATCGAAGTAGCCGGTGCCGACCTCGCGCTGATGGCGCGTCGCCGAGTAGCCGAACTTCTCCGAGGCGAACTCGGCCTGCTGCAAGCGGGAATACGCCGCCATGCCCTCGGCCTTGTAGCCGCGCGCCAGCTCGAACATGCCGTGGTTGAGCGAGTGGAAGCCCGCCAGCGTCACGAACTGGAACTTGTAGCCCATGGCACCGATCTCGCGCTGGAACTTGGCGATGGTGTCTTTGTCGATGTTGGCTTCCCAGTTGAACGAGGGCGAGCAGTTGTAGGCCAGCATCTTGTTCGGGTAGACCTTCTTCACCGCTTCCGCGAACTTGCGGGCGCCGTCGAGATCCGGCTTCGAGGTCTCCCACCACAACAGGTCGGCATACCTGGCGAAGGCCAAACCGCGCTTGATGCAGTGATCGAGGCCGGTGCCGGGCTTGAGCCGATGGAAGCCTTCCGCCGTGCGTTCGCCGGTGATGAACTCGTGATCGCGCTCGTCGATGTCCGAGGTGATGAGTTTTGCGCTCTCCGCATCGGTGCGCGCCAGCACAAATGTTGGGGTGCCGCAGACGTCGGCGGCGAGCCGCGCCGCGATCAGGTTGCGCTCATGCGCCGCGGTCGGGATCAGCACCTTGCCGCCCATGTGGCCGCACTTCTTTTCCGACGCGAGCTGGTCCTCGAAGTGGACGCCGGCCGCGCCCGCCTCGATATAGGCCTTCATGATCTCGAACGAGTTGAGCGGACCGCCGAAGCCCGCTTCGGCGTCGGCCACGACCGGCACGAACCAGTCGATCTTGGCGCCGCCTTCGGAATGCTCGATCTGGTCGGCGCGCTGGAAGGTGCGGTTGATGCGGCGGCACAGTTCAGGACCGGCGTTGGCCGGATAGAGACTCTGGTCGGGATACATCGTGCCCGCGGTGTTGGCGTCGGCGGCGACCTGCCAGCCCGAGAGATAGATCGCGGGCAGACCGGCGCGCGCCTGCTGCATCGCCTGGTTGCCGGTGACGGCGCCGAGCGAATTCACGTATGGCTCCGTCTTGAGCGATTCCCAGAGACGGTTCGCGCCCTTTTCGGCCAGCGTGTATTTGATCTCCACCGAGCCGCGCAGCCGTTCGACGTCCGCCGGGCTGTAGGGACGGCTGATCCCCTCAAAACGGCCCTTCGGGGCGGGAACGAGCTGCTCAAAGGTCTTGGACATCATTATCTCCAGTCCACATCTATGACATTGCATTGCAACATGTTGCCTTAGATAACGCCAAACCGATCAATACGTATAGGTGTCTTGCTTTCAAATGATGATGTCATGTAACATATATACATGTCATAGTTGTTATGTTGTAATTTTTGTCACAAAAGAGAGCGGACATGGCCACCAATTCAGGCAAAAAGCTCTTCGTCGGGCCGCGTTTCCGTCGCATCCGCCAGCAGCTCGGGCTGTCGCAGACCCAGATCGCGGAGGGGCTCGGCATCTCGCCGAGCTACGTCAACCTGATCGAGCGCAACCAGCGGCCGGTCACCGCGCAGATCCTTCTCCGCCTCGCCGAGACCTACGACCTCGATCTGCGCGACCTCGCCACCGCCGACGAGGACCGCTTTTTCGCCGAGTTGAATGAGGTCTTTTCCGATCCGTTGTTTCGCCAGATCGACGTGCCGAAGCAGGAGCTGCGCGATCTGGCCGAACTCTGCCCAGCCGTGACTCATGCGCTGCAGCGCCTCTATGCCGCCTACACCGAGGCGCGGCGCGGCGAGACGCTGGCGGCCGCGCAGTTCGCCGACCGCGACGAGAGCACCGGCGCGCGCTTCGAGGCCAATCCGATCGAACGCGTCCGCGACCTGATCGATACCAGCCGCAATTATTTTCCCGAACTGGAGCAGGCGGCGGAAACCCTGCGCGACGAGATCAACGCTCCCGCGCAGGACCTGTTCGCCGCGTTGAGCGCGCGGTTGCGGGAAAAGCATTCGATTCAGACCCGCATCATGCCGGTGGATGTGATGCGCGAGACGCTGCGGCGCTTCGACCGTCACCGCCGCCAGCTTCTGATCTCCGAACTAGTGGACGGCCCCGGCCGCGCCTTCCAGCTTGCGTTCCAGATCGGGCTCGCCGAATGCACGCCCGGCTTCGAGGCGATCATCGCACGCGCCGGCGCGCTCGACGACACCTCGCGTCAGCTCTACCGCATCACGCTCGCCAACTATTTCGCCGGCTGCGTGCTGATGCCCTACCAGACCTTCCATGCCGCCGCGGAATCGCTCGGCTACGACATCCACGTGCTGGCGCAGCGCTTCAACACCGGCTTCGAGCAGGTGTGCCACCGCCTGACCACGCTGCAACGGCCGAACGCGCGCGGCGTGCCGTTCTTCATGCTGCGCGTCGACAACGCCGGCAACGTCTCCAAGCGGTTTTCATCCGGCACGTTTCCGTTCTCGAAGTTCGGCGGCACCTGCCCGCTGTGGAACGTGCACTCGACGTTCGACACGCCGGATCGTCTGTTGAAGCAGGTGATCGAGCTGCCGGACGGCAGCCGCTACTTCTCGATTGCGCAGATGGTGCGCCGCCCCGTCGCGCCGCATCCGCAGGCGCAGCCGCGCTTCGCCATCGGGTTGGGTTGCGAAATCCGCCACGCGTCCAAACTCGTTTATGCGGCGGGCATGGACCTTGCGACTGTGGAGGGCACGCCGATCGGCGTCAACTGCCGGCTGTGCGAGCGCGAGAACTGCGCCCAGCGCGCCGAGCCGCCGATCACGCGCACGCTGATCCTGGACGAGAACACCCGACGGGTGACGAGCTTCGCGTTTTCAAATGCAAGGGAGGTGTGAGCAAATCGCAGTTCAAGAATCGTCTCCCATCGAACATGCAATCAGAAATCTTGAGCTGCGTTTCGAGCGATAGCTTCCGGATGCCACGCGGCGTTATGGCCCTCCCGGCCATCCACGCCTGTTTTCTTCGACCAAGAAAAGACGTGGATGCCCGGCACAAGGCCGGGCATGACGCAGCGGCGACTCTTCAGCACTCGAACATCTCCGTTACGGTGGTCATTTGTTCTTGAAGTAGAATGAACTTTCTATCGACCACCGATGCGTGAATTTCATCTGTAGAGTTGAAGCTCAGGCCGGGGGTCAGAAATAAAGCCGTCCCTGTTGGGCATCATCACCTTTGGCAAGGTCTTCGCATCCATGACCTCAGTCGGTTTAATGATCTTGGCTTGCGACAGGATATAGGCGACCAGCGCATACACGTCGTCATCCTTGAGCGAACCAGGCGAGTCGAAGGGCATCGCCCGCTTGATGTAATCGAACAAGGTTGTTGCGTATGGCCAGTAACTCTCCACCGTCTTGACCGGAGTCTTGCTGGCAAGCGAACCCCGGCCGCCGAGCAGACGATCGCCGCCTATGCCCTTAGCCGGATTGCCTTGCATTTTGTCGCCATGGCAGGCTGCACAACTGTTGGCAAAAACCTCTGCACCCGCTTTTGCCGTACCGCTCCCAGGCGGAAGTCCTTCGCCCGAAGGCGGGATCGAGAAGTATTTGGCCATCTCATCCGCCGTCGCGACCCGGCCGACACCGAAGTGATCAATCCTCGTTTGAGCGATTGCGCTGCCGGAGAACAAGAAGATGCCGATCACGAAGGCGAAGCATGTTTTATGCATGGACATTGGTGACATCTCCCGCCTCGCTGACCGCCCAGCTCTGAATCGCATTGAGGTGATAGATCGAACCGAACGGTCCGTTATCGCCGCGGATTGCGATGAGCTGCTTGAGGGTGGGCTGGACATAACCGGTCTCGTCGGTGCAGCGACTTTGCAGGACCGCAGACTTTCCCTCCCACATCCACGGGAAACTGAAGCGCACCGTGCACATCGGCTCGGGGACCGATTCCAGTCGCGCCGGATACCAGGTCTTTCCTGAATCGACCGAGACATCGACAGACTGGATCCGTCCGCGCCCTGTCCATGCAAGGCCCGTGATGTCGTAGTAACCCGGACCCGGCAGTTTCATGTCTCCCGATGGAAACGTGATGACCGACTTGGCGTCCATGTCGAGCGTGAATATGCGCGCCTTACCGTTTCCGAGAAGATCGGTATACTTCGAGGTCTCCTCGCGCGTCATGAACGGCTTGTCGCTGACCTGCAGCCTTCGAAGCCATTTGATGTGGGTATTTCCTTCATAACCGGGAAGAAGAAGCCGCAAGGGATAGCCTTGCTCGGGACGTATCGCTTCACCGTTTTGTCCGTAAACGATAAGGGCATCCTTCAGCATTTTCTCCATGGGAATGCTGCGCGTCATGACGGCGGCATCGGCGCCTTCGGCCAGCACCCAGGCCGCCCCCTCCTTAAATCCGGTCTCGCGCGCGAACGTCGCGAACTGAACGCCGGTCCATTCGGATGTGCTGAGCAGTCCGTGCGTTCCCTGCACGGTCTTCATGGTCGGCTTGTTCCACTCCGTCAGACCGTTGCCGGAACACTCGATGAAATGCTTGCGAGTCACGGAGGGCAGCCGCTTGATATCGGCCATTGAGAACGTCATCGGGCGATCCACCATACCGTGGATCAACAGGTTATGCTTCGCCGGGTCGATCGTCGGGATTCCGCCGTGATGACGTTCGAAGTGAAGCCCTGATGGCGTGATGTTGCCGAGTCCCGTGCCGAGCGGAGTCAGACTCCAGGAGGTGTTCGCGTTGGGTGTTGGGTAACGCACGCGAACTTCGGTCTCGAATTGAGACCTCGTTCCATAGCTTTCATCGGCGACAGGCCGTCCCTGTTCTTTGGTCGGGTCGGCAGGAACATCGTACAGGACTGCCCCGGGCGGAGCCTTCGGCGATTCAGCGCGAGCGATCCTGGATGCGCCCGCTACTCCAACTATTGAACTCGCTGCAAACAAAAAGCCGCGCCGGCTCGATATCGCGCGGCGTGGAAACATTCCTTCCTTGCATTCGCAATCTTCTTGCAGACGCTGAACGATATGGCGCTGTTCGGCCAAAACCATCTGCTCGAACATCCGGCGAGCCTGGTCGTCATAGACGACCTTTTCATCGCTATTCAAGTTTCTCTCCTTAAGAGATTCCACAATCAATTGAGGAACTCCACTACGCCTAGTGAAGCCTCAATTTGACGTTCAACTCGAAATTCATCGCAGCGCAAACTTCCGCGATATGTCCGTAAACTGGCGTGCGCCCGCTTGGTTCCCTGCAATCCTTTCAAGCATGGATCATACTTTCGTACGACGTCGCCATGCAGTTCGCTCGTTCAGCGCAAAATGACCGTGTCAGTTTTGCACGAACTCGCACCCACAGCGACAAATGCCGAGCGCTTGCGCTGGGAATGACGAAAAAGTGCGTGTATCAATTCGCTTCCGTCGTTGGCAGGCTTGACCCAGCAATCCATCCAAACAAAAGTCGCACAGCAGATTTTCAGCCAGCCGAAACATCTTCGCGAAGCGCGCTTCGCGCTTTTGTCCGGCCATGACGCACCGGGATTCACAATGCTTTCTCGCTTTTCTCCGTTCGCCGTCGTCCCTGCGTTGCTCGCCACCATCGCTTTCGCCTCCCCCGCGCTCGCCCAGCGCGGCGCGTCGTGCCACAACGGCATGAGCTTTCCGCAATTTCTGCGCAGTCTCGAACAAGACGCGCAAAAGGCCGGCGTGTCGCAGCGCGCGATCAGCGCGGCCGCGCCTTACATGGTCTACGATCAGGGCATCGTGAACCGCGACCGCGGTCAGCGCGTGTTCGGGCAACTGTTCACGCAGTTCGCCGGCCGCATGGCCTCGGAAGCGCGGCGGGTGCGCGGGCAGAAGCTCATCAGGCAGCACGCACAGGCATTCGCGCGCGCCGAGAAGCAATACGGCGTGCCTGCGGCGGTGATCACCGCGTTCTGGGCGCTGGAGAGCGACTTCGGCGCAGTGCAGGGCAAGCTGTCGACGCTGCGCTCGCTGGTATCGCTGGCCTATGACTGCCGCCGCGCCGAGATGTTCCATGACGAGACCATCGCCGCGCTGAAGATCATCGACCGCGGCGATCTCACACCGTCTGAAATGATCGGCTCGTGGGCCGGCGAACTTGGCCAGACGCAATTCCTGCCGCGACATTACTACGACTACGCCGTCGACTACGACGGCGACGGCCGCCGCGATCTGATCCACAGCGCCGCCGACGTGATCGGCTCGACCGCGAACTACATCGCGACGGGACTGAAATGGAAACGCGGCGAACCATGGCTGCAGGAGGTGCGGGTATCGCCGAACGCGCCTTCACATTTTCCCTGGGACCAGGCCGATCTCGCCATCAAGCATCCGCGCAGCCAGTGGGCGGCATGGGGCGTCGCTTTCGCCGACGGCAAGCCGCTGCCGAACGACCGGCTTCCGGCCTCGCTGCTGCTGCCGATGGGACGCAACGGCCCGGCGTTTCTGGCTTACGACAACTTCGCTGCGTACACGGAGTGGAACAACTCGCTGATCTATTCCACCACCGCCGCCTATCTCGCCACGCGCATCGCAGGAGCCGCGCCGATGCGAAAGCCGTCGGCACGGGTGGCGCAACTCACCTTCGAGCAGATCAAGCAATTGCAGCGGTTGCTGGTGAAGGCTGGCTACGATGTCGGCAAGATCGACGGCGTGCTCGGCCAGCAGACCCGCAGCGCGGTCAAGGCGATGCAGATCAGGTACGGCCAGCCTGCGGATTCCTGGCCGACCGCCGAACTGCTGGCGCGGATGCGCGGCCACGCCGCGCCCACGGCCGGTGCGGCCGAGGCGACGGCCGTGCCGCGTCCGGTTCAGCCGCATCGTTAAGCGTAGCGGCATTACGGAAAGCGAAAATTCTTCAGCACGCGGTTGTCTTACGCGGCCCGTGTCCCCACTTGCAGGCGGCAGCGTGTTTTCTTCCCTCCCGCCGCTGCAGATGATCCATTCCCGACCTCGCATCGCAGAGAGCACCCCATGTCATTTTACGATTCCGCCGTCCCGGCCTTCCTGCAAACGCTTGGCGCCCTCTCCGACATTCTCAGGAAAGCCGAAGCCCATGCCGCCGCGCGGAAAATCGCGCCTGAAACGCTGCTGACCGCGCGGCTCTATCCGGACATGCTGCCGCTGACACGCCAGATCCAGATCGCCTGCGATTTCGCCGTGAAGACCTGCGCGCGGCTGAGCAGTTCGGAGGTGCCGAGCACGCCGGATACGGAAAAGACCTTTGACGAGTTGCAGCAGCGCCTCTCCAAAGCGGTGGATTACGTGAAGAACACAGCACCGGCCAAATTCGAAGGCGCGGAAAATCGCGATGTGACCTTTCCCGCAGGCCCCGACAAGACGATGACGCTGAAGGGCCAGCAATATCTCAGCCACTTCGCTTTGCCGAACTTTTACTTCCACGCAACCACCGCATACGACATCCTGCGCCACAACGGCCTCGAGATCGGCAAGCGAGACTTCATGGGCGTGAAATAAGGATCGCCCGGCGGTGCAAGGGGCTATACCGACTATCCGGCACTCAACGGCAAAACGCAGGCGGCGGAGCAGCCGCAACACCTTCGACCACGCGCGTGACCTGGTCGAGCATGACCGTCATGACCGCGCTCCCGCTTCCCTCGGGGGACGCCCGGTCTGCGTACGGTTTGCGGCGAGCCAGTCTTCGAGCGCTGCGATCTCGGCCGCCGACATCCGCAACCCCAGCTTGGAGCGCCGCCAGATGATGTCGTCTGCAGTGCAGGCCCATTCGTAGGAGATCAGATAGCGGACCTCACGCTCGGTCAGCGTACCGCCGAATCCCCGACCGAGATCGGCCATGGATTGCGCCACGCCCAGCACCTTTGCCGCGCGGGTGCCATAGGCGTGCGCGAGACGGTTGGCGTGCGCCGGCGCGAGGTAAGGATAGTCTTGCATCAACTCCGCCGTCAGCGTCGCGACCGCCGACACGGCCATGTCGCCTCCGGGCAGCGGCGCCTTCGCGGTCCAGCCCTCGCGCGCTTTCGTGCCCTTCAGATAGGACGACAGCTTTTCCAGCGCTTCTTCTGCGAGTCGGCGATGGGTCGTGATCTTGCCGCCGTAGACCGAGAGCAGCGGC from Nitrobacter sp. NHB1 carries:
- a CDS encoding glycosyltransferase family 87 protein, which translates into the protein MARLRAYSLILLTLYALAIVTWIALSHGLSDANSKPLGTDFASFYAAGSLVLDGRAASVYDMAAHYAREQLFFGAHTPYYAWFYPPFFLLIAAPLAAFPYLPALAIWQFVTFAGYFAVMRAILLTAPLTRNQTVLGLLATAAFPAVFINLGHGQNGFLTAALLGGALIALPRRPILAGVLFGLLAYKPQFGLVIPVALLAAGQWRSIGAAAMTVAALALGTAALFGLDIWTAFAASTELSRKMLLQDGDVGFEKLQSVFAAVRMWGGSVSFAYAMQGLVSAVVVGSVAWVWRRSRDDCAKAATLSAATALASPHILDYDLMILGPTIAFMTVAIARRGAKSYEISVLAAAWLVPLITRGITGATGIPLALVTMIALYGVIQYHAAKGDSPNWG
- a CDS encoding glutathione S-transferase family protein, with the protein product MYKLYSMQRSGNSYKVRLALAFLGAPYHAVEVDILRGESRTPDFLAKNPSGQVPLLEVAEGRYLAESNAILWYVAMGTSLAPESRIERAEALQWMFFEQHALEPNIGAAYFWLSLVKGGRDLQTHALEDWMERGYAALQVMENHLRTHNFFAAGQLTIADIALYAYTHVADQCDFDLTAFPSIRAWLRRIEQETGFVSMDGRAAPSGNAAASIAAGT
- a CDS encoding PQQ-dependent sugar dehydrogenase — its product is MTTPMVWATATLSAAIVLTASSVIATGACGAGTSFTSSAGQLQVKTVASGLNHPWSLAFLPDGRMLVTERPGRIRIVTPDGALSPPLKGVPKPYVEGQAGLLDVALDRNFAANRTLYLCYSADSGGNAAIARARLKEDATALDGVKVIFTQAGPGGHANHGCRIAQSARDGDLYITLGDHFGPRDQAQNLGVDNGKIARIAPDGSVPPDNPFVGRDGARPEIWSYGHRNGQGLAFNPATGDLWEIEHGPRGGDEVNIISKGKNYGWPVIGYGIDYNGAKIHDSTSKSGMEQPIKYWVPSIAPSGMAFYTGKLFPKWDGSLFTGALAGKMLVRLSLNGNSVTGEERLLRNLNERIRDVRQGPDGALWLLTDSSAGQILRVSPAVK
- a CDS encoding DUF4170 domain-containing protein, encoding MTGSNFWVIGGEFGSMNFHKLVEGSAQVQGPFKTRKEAEDAWRVVSEENRHRAGVRFSIVEEPNRMAS
- the aceA gene encoding isocitrate lyase — protein: MSKTFEQLVPAPKGRFEGISRPYSPADVERLRGSVEIKYTLAEKGANRLWESLKTEPYVNSLGAVTGNQAMQQARAGLPAIYLSGWQVAADANTAGTMYPDQSLYPANAGPELCRRINRTFQRADQIEHSEGGAKIDWFVPVVADAEAGFGGPLNSFEIMKAYIEAGAAGVHFEDQLASEKKCGHMGGKVLIPTAAHERNLIAARLAADVCGTPTFVLARTDAESAKLITSDIDERDHEFITGERTAEGFHRLKPGTGLDHCIKRGLAFARYADLLWWETSKPDLDGARKFAEAVKKVYPNKMLAYNCSPSFNWEANIDKDTIAKFQREIGAMGYKFQFVTLAGFHSLNHGMFELARGYKAEGMAAYSRLQQAEFASEKFGYSATRHQREVGTGYFDLVSTTITGGQSSTTALHDSTEAAQFKSQGSQIRVQAAE
- a CDS encoding helix-turn-helix domain-containing protein; this translates as MATNSGKKLFVGPRFRRIRQQLGLSQTQIAEGLGISPSYVNLIERNQRPVTAQILLRLAETYDLDLRDLATADEDRFFAELNEVFSDPLFRQIDVPKQELRDLAELCPAVTHALQRLYAAYTEARRGETLAAAQFADRDESTGARFEANPIERVRDLIDTSRNYFPELEQAAETLRDEINAPAQDLFAALSARLREKHSIQTRIMPVDVMRETLRRFDRHRRQLLISELVDGPGRAFQLAFQIGLAECTPGFEAIIARAGALDDTSRQLYRITLANYFAGCVLMPYQTFHAAAESLGYDIHVLAQRFNTGFEQVCHRLTTLQRPNARGVPFFMLRVDNAGNVSKRFSSGTFPFSKFGGTCPLWNVHSTFDTPDRLLKQVIELPDGSRYFSIAQMVRRPVAPHPQAQPRFAIGLGCEIRHASKLVYAAGMDLATVEGTPIGVNCRLCERENCAQRAEPPITRTLILDENTRRVTSFAFSNAREV
- a CDS encoding c-type cytochrome, giving the protein MSMHKTCFAFVIGIFLFSGSAIAQTRIDHFGVGRVATADEMAKYFSIPPSGEGLPPGSGTAKAGAEVFANSCAACHGDKMQGNPAKGIGGDRLLGGRGSLASKTPVKTVESYWPYATTLFDYIKRAMPFDSPGSLKDDDVYALVAYILSQAKIIKPTEVMDAKTLPKVMMPNRDGFISDPRPELQLYR
- the soxC gene encoding sulfite dehydrogenase; protein product: MFPRRAISSRRGFLFAASSIVGVAGASRIARAESPKAPPGAVLYDVPADPTKEQGRPVADESYGTRSQFETEVRVRYPTPNANTSWSLTPLGTGLGNITPSGLHFERHHGGIPTIDPAKHNLLIHGMVDRPMTFSMADIKRLPSVTRKHFIECSGNGLTEWNKPTMKTVQGTHGLLSTSEWTGVQFATFARETGFKEGAAWVLAEGADAAVMTRSIPMEKMLKDALIVYGQNGEAIRPEQGYPLRLLLPGYEGNTHIKWLRRLQVSDKPFMTREETSKYTDLLGNGKARIFTLDMDAKSVITFPSGDMKLPGPGYYDITGLAWTGRGRIQSVDVSVDSGKTWYPARLESVPEPMCTVRFSFPWMWEGKSAVLQSRCTDETGYVQPTLKQLIAIRGDNGPFGSIYHLNAIQSWAVSEAGDVTNVHA